Proteins encoded within one genomic window of Actinomycetota bacterium:
- a CDS encoding MFS transporter: MRHHDDIIMRTLFIVWSGRLVSIVGSGLTGFALLIRVYRQSRSGTMLACIMPAATVPGVLVPSVAMRSKSSRGLLRWIGGDRYARSAHVVMTLPPRRNAPMSASRA; the protein is encoded by the coding sequence GTGCGACACCATGACGACATCATCATGCGCACACTCTTCATCGTCTGGAGCGGCCGGCTCGTCTCAATCGTAGGCTCGGGCTTGACGGGCTTTGCCCTCTTGATCCGGGTCTACCGGCAATCGAGATCCGGGACGATGCTCGCCTGCATCATGCCGGCGGCCACGGTCCCGGGAGTGCTCGTCCCATCGGTCGCCATGCGTTCCAAGAGCTCGCGTGGGCTGCTTCGGTGGATCGGAGGAGATCGCTACGCTCGCAGCGCCCACGTCGTGATGACGCTGCCACCGAGGAGGAATGCTCCGATGAGCGCGAGCAGGGCCTGA